A stretch of Pseudomonas sp. LS.1a DNA encodes these proteins:
- a CDS encoding RusA family crossover junction endodeoxyribonuclease, translated as MADLKPVQFLVPGEPVGKGRPRICRVGGHARMFTPQKTASYEGLIALAGTEAMAGRTLLEGAVMVEMRIVLAIPQSMSKKRKAMAIAGELFPTKKPDMDNVVKAIYDGLNGVVWKDDVQVVDAFVRKRYGEVPGVHVRIVPLEAAA; from the coding sequence ATGGCTGACCTCAAGCCAGTTCAGTTCCTGGTGCCAGGCGAACCCGTGGGGAAGGGCAGACCACGCATCTGTCGCGTAGGCGGCCATGCCCGCATGTTCACCCCGCAGAAGACCGCCAGCTACGAGGGCCTCATCGCGCTGGCCGGTACCGAAGCCATGGCCGGCCGCACGCTGCTGGAAGGCGCCGTCATGGTCGAGATGCGCATCGTCCTGGCCATCCCTCAATCCATGTCGAAAAAGCGGAAGGCCATGGCCATTGCCGGCGAGCTGTTCCCGACCAAGAAACCCGACATGGACAACGTAGTCAAGGCGATCTACGACGGCCTCAACGGCGTGGTATGGAAAGACGACGTTCAGGTCGTCGACGCGTTCGTGCGCAAGCGCTACGGCGAAGTTCCGGGCGTGCACGTGCGCATTGTGCCGCTGGAGGCAGCAGCTTGA
- a CDS encoding terminase small subunit, translated as MAMTVKRHRFVAEYLVDLNATQAAIRAGYAKKGAKDQAYALMQIPEVAQAIEAAMGERNKRLKVDADYVLQRLVEIDQLDLLDILEDDLSLKPLKQWPKAWRQYLVGFDLAEMFEGQGKDRDMVGILKKIKWPDKVRNLELLGKHVNVNAFKEQVEVNVTGLADRMAKARERLKQRD; from the coding sequence ATGGCCATGACCGTGAAGCGCCACCGGTTTGTGGCTGAGTACCTGGTGGATCTGAATGCCACCCAGGCAGCGATCAGGGCCGGATACGCCAAGAAGGGGGCCAAGGACCAGGCATATGCCCTGATGCAGATCCCAGAGGTTGCCCAAGCCATCGAGGCGGCCATGGGTGAGCGCAACAAGCGGCTCAAGGTCGACGCCGACTATGTGCTGCAACGGCTCGTAGAGATCGACCAGCTCGACCTGCTGGACATCCTGGAGGACGACCTTTCCCTCAAGCCGCTCAAGCAGTGGCCCAAGGCGTGGCGCCAGTACCTGGTTGGCTTCGACTTGGCCGAGATGTTCGAAGGGCAGGGCAAGGACCGGGACATGGTCGGCATCCTCAAGAAGATCAAATGGCCCGACAAGGTCCGCAACCTGGAGCTGCTGGGCAAGCATGTGAACGTGAACGCCTTCAAGGAGCAGGTCGAGGTGAACGTTACCGGCTTAGCCGACAGGATGGCGAAAGCCCGTGAACGCCTCAAACAGCGAGATTGA
- a CDS encoding major capsid protein — MAVIAQTSLTLADWAKRQDPDSKPARIIEMLSQTNEILPDMLWQEGNLATGHRTTIRTGLPTGTYRALNAGILRTKSTTVQVDETCAMLENLGIVDEALANLNGNTAAFRLSENAAYIEGMNQDMATGLFYNNSALEPAKFLGMAPRYSDSTAKNGQNIIKMGGAGSDNASIWLIVWGDQTVHGIYPKGSKAGLDHNDMGIELVDDGSGTNRVFRAYRDHYKWDCGIALRDWRYAVRICNIDISDLLADTNGTSVKIIEAMIRAVHRIPNLRMGRPAFYMNRTIRECLDIQAMNKANVQLKIQEYDGEFITSLRGVPFRTVDALLNSESPVV, encoded by the coding sequence ATGGCCGTTATCGCCCAAACCTCCCTGACGCTGGCCGATTGGGCCAAGCGGCAGGACCCCGACAGCAAACCGGCGCGCATCATTGAGATGCTGAGCCAGACCAACGAGATTCTGCCCGACATGCTTTGGCAGGAAGGCAACCTCGCTACCGGTCACCGCACCACCATCCGTACCGGCCTGCCGACCGGCACATACCGTGCGCTGAACGCCGGTATTCTGCGCACCAAGTCCACCACCGTTCAGGTCGACGAGACCTGCGCGATGCTGGAAAACCTCGGCATCGTTGACGAGGCTCTGGCCAACCTCAACGGCAACACTGCCGCATTCCGCCTGTCCGAGAACGCCGCTTACATCGAGGGCATGAACCAGGACATGGCCACCGGCCTTTTCTACAACAACAGCGCTCTGGAGCCTGCCAAGTTCCTGGGGATGGCGCCTCGTTACAGCGACAGCACGGCGAAGAACGGTCAGAACATCATCAAGATGGGTGGCGCTGGCTCGGACAACGCCTCTATCTGGCTGATTGTCTGGGGTGACCAGACCGTGCACGGCATCTACCCGAAGGGTTCCAAGGCCGGCCTGGACCACAACGACATGGGTATCGAGCTGGTAGACGACGGCTCTGGCACCAACCGCGTGTTCCGCGCCTACCGCGACCACTACAAGTGGGACTGCGGTATCGCTCTGCGCGACTGGCGCTACGCAGTCCGCATTTGCAACATCGACATCAGCGATCTGCTGGCCGACACCAACGGCACCAGCGTCAAGATCATCGAGGCGATGATTCGTGCAGTTCACCGCATCCCGAACCTGCGCATGGGCCGCCCGGCCTTCTACATGAACCGCACCATCCGCGAGTGCCTGGACATCCAGGCGATGAACAAGGCCAACGTCCAGCTCAAGATCCAGGAGTACGACGGCGAGTTCATCACCAGCCTGCGCGGCGTGCCGTTCCGCACCGTGGACGCACTGCTCAACTCTGAATCGCCGGTCGTTTGA
- a CDS encoding tail fiber domain-containing protein yields the protein MTVSTTDSVIEYVSGGPAFPIPYRFLQNSDIEAVLIKQDGTSETLVLGTQFTLTGASSQSGGTLTSAYAAGYLATPGALLTISRIMQAVQPTDLRNQGRFLAETHETVFDRLTMLIQQAFSILRRALLRPIGRNYYDAEGRQIKNLGVPTEAADAVTKAYADSLSAGNMQYTDAQMLRTVRAPQGETLSQMPGASSRADRILAFDAAGNPILVIPASGSASDLALDLANRTLSYKGAGMIGYRGRTQYDKNGERLTGADVGVVADGATLNNTAMANLAAEARAKKQTAILGPGLINLSVVSLTGTDRFALRGEGNNLTTFNRVGASNLLNFQGLDGLSLSDFTIEMNKALSTDNGHGIVLIDQPHSRVKNVSVKSHGGIGTGVIAYSTDINVRRENIVFEDIYVSGDFDNSDNTNGTLIDNGVFSRQSGIFCKGIKEYAIEYKNNTRYSILSDIIAFNSGYAVGYGQTTLDDTGVSSCVATGIVSLACNTGIVVGKGDLNVFSGAMINSTGTTGAQKRGIITALGADQNMFVGILTAGDMLEPVRWQANRNYAQVASHDTATYAVTMTAGAEKNVTEIAHPGRRTSILSAILNVSGNPLSGDKANPVYCHATGDYVGTLSGRWRYRHDVSGASPLSAARHVLESVGNTAYGVATDGVGYAGLQVATPTKNAFAVYYAATGDWQIGDNSFSLKIAPAATAPSTDNAMSFGDAAHRASAVYAGTGAIITSDLRDKQDESEILEAESKACAKINAIRYRLKDAVSSKGDGARWHFGVGAQQVKEAFESEGLDPFAYALLCYDEWPATDAVYEVHRLGRVFFPATPESEEVTLYEGVEESMATEESLWEFTHEETVMTKPATPAGNRYGVRYDELLMLMTACLARKLAD from the coding sequence TTGACCGTCTCGACCACTGATAGCGTGATTGAATACGTATCCGGGGGCCCGGCGTTTCCGATCCCGTACCGGTTCCTGCAGAACTCCGACATTGAGGCGGTACTGATCAAGCAGGATGGCACCTCTGAAACGCTTGTGCTGGGCACCCAGTTCACGCTGACGGGAGCCTCATCCCAAAGCGGGGGCACTCTCACATCGGCGTATGCAGCAGGCTACCTGGCGACGCCGGGCGCACTGCTCACCATCTCGCGAATCATGCAGGCGGTTCAGCCTACTGACCTGCGCAACCAAGGGCGCTTCCTGGCAGAGACGCACGAAACGGTCTTTGACCGGCTGACCATGCTGATTCAGCAGGCCTTCTCGATTCTTCGCCGTGCGCTGCTCCGGCCCATCGGACGCAACTACTACGATGCCGAAGGCCGCCAGATCAAGAACCTCGGTGTGCCAACCGAGGCAGCAGATGCTGTAACGAAGGCATATGCAGACAGCCTTTCGGCGGGAAACATGCAGTACACGGACGCCCAGATGCTGCGTACCGTGCGTGCTCCCCAGGGCGAGACCCTGAGTCAGATGCCAGGCGCGTCCTCTAGGGCAGACCGGATCTTGGCGTTTGACGCCGCTGGCAACCCTATCCTTGTGATCCCGGCATCTGGTTCAGCCTCTGATTTGGCACTGGATCTCGCTAACCGAACGCTGTCCTACAAAGGCGCCGGCATGATCGGCTACCGCGGCCGAACTCAGTACGACAAGAATGGCGAGCGCCTGACCGGGGCTGACGTTGGCGTGGTTGCCGATGGCGCAACGCTGAACAACACGGCAATGGCCAACCTTGCGGCTGAAGCAAGGGCGAAAAAGCAAACCGCAATCCTTGGCCCTGGACTGATTAACCTGTCAGTGGTCAGCCTGACAGGAACCGATCGTTTCGCTCTCCGTGGCGAGGGCAACAACTTAACTACTTTCAACCGAGTCGGCGCATCTAACCTTCTGAACTTCCAAGGCCTGGATGGTTTGAGTCTTTCCGATTTCACGATTGAAATGAACAAGGCGCTGTCCACGGATAACGGTCACGGAATTGTACTGATCGACCAGCCGCACTCCCGCGTGAAAAACGTTTCCGTTAAATCACACGGCGGCATCGGCACAGGCGTTATTGCTTACTCGACTGACATTAACGTTCGAAGAGAAAACATTGTCTTTGAAGACATTTACGTAAGTGGTGACTTCGATAACAGCGACAACACAAACGGCACGCTTATAGATAACGGAGTTTTTTCCAGGCAGTCTGGGATCTTCTGTAAGGGCATCAAGGAGTATGCCATCGAGTACAAGAACAACACCCGTTACTCGATTCTCTCGGACATCATCGCCTTTAACTCCGGATACGCCGTTGGTTATGGGCAAACAACGCTGGATGACACCGGGGTGAGCAGCTGCGTTGCCACCGGCATCGTCAGTCTTGCCTGCAACACTGGCATCGTCGTCGGTAAGGGCGACCTGAACGTGTTCAGTGGTGCAATGATCAATAGCACCGGGACAACTGGAGCACAGAAGCGCGGCATCATCACCGCGCTAGGCGCTGACCAGAACATGTTCGTGGGCATCCTCACCGCAGGCGATATGCTGGAGCCTGTGCGCTGGCAGGCCAACCGGAACTACGCCCAAGTCGCTTCGCATGACACGGCTACCTATGCAGTCACGATGACTGCCGGCGCCGAGAAGAACGTCACGGAAATCGCGCACCCAGGCCGGCGCACTTCGATCCTCAGTGCGATCCTCAACGTCTCGGGCAACCCTTTGAGCGGCGACAAGGCAAACCCTGTGTACTGCCATGCAACCGGTGACTACGTGGGTACGCTGTCTGGACGGTGGAGATACCGGCATGACGTTTCCGGTGCTTCTCCGCTGTCTGCTGCTCGTCACGTGCTCGAGTCGGTAGGTAATACCGCATATGGCGTGGCGACGGATGGTGTTGGATATGCTGGCCTGCAGGTTGCAACGCCAACAAAGAATGCATTCGCCGTGTACTACGCCGCTACTGGTGATTGGCAGATCGGTGATAACTCGTTCAGCCTGAAGATCGCACCTGCCGCGACCGCGCCAAGTACAGACAACGCAATGTCCTTCGGCGATGCCGCTCACCGAGCCAGTGCTGTATATGCCGGTACCGGCGCGATCATTACGTCAGACCTGCGTGACAAGCAGGACGAGAGCGAGATCTTGGAGGCTGAATCCAAGGCTTGCGCCAAAATTAACGCCATTCGCTACCGACTCAAAGACGCTGTTAGCTCCAAGGGCGATGGTGCGCGTTGGCACTTCGGGGTAGGTGCCCAGCAGGTGAAGGAAGCGTTTGAGTCAGAGGGCCTTGATCCATTCGCGTACGCTCTCTTGTGCTATGACGAATGGCCTGCGACTGATGCGGTGTATGAAGTGCATCGCCTGGGGCGCGTATTCTTTCCAGCAACCCCGGAGTCGGAAGAGGTAACGCTTTACGAAGGGGTCGAGGAGAGCATGGCCACGGAGGAAAGCCTGTGGGAATTCACCCATGAGGAAACGGTGATGACCAAGCCAGCAACACCGGCAGGGAACCGCTATGGGGTTCGGTACGACGAACTGCTTATGCTCATGACTGCCTGTCTGGCGCGTAAACTCGCGGACTGA
- a CDS encoding lysis system i-spanin subunit Rz has translation MTNYLMAGLLACGVVIYAGWQKIEAQSLALDQATQQVATLKAAAESRRNTIKLLADLDTQHTQERERANQTNASLRADVAAGQRRLSVLATSCGATGSSTTAGLGHAEARAELDPAAAERIVRIANDGDDAIRQLTALQDWVSKACPIAQ, from the coding sequence ATGACCAACTATCTGATGGCCGGCCTGCTTGCCTGCGGCGTGGTCATCTACGCCGGCTGGCAGAAGATCGAGGCCCAGTCCCTGGCACTGGACCAAGCCACCCAGCAGGTGGCAACGCTGAAAGCCGCAGCCGAGTCCCGCCGCAACACCATCAAGCTGCTGGCCGACCTCGACACCCAACACACCCAGGAGCGCGAACGTGCGAACCAGACCAATGCGAGCCTTCGTGCTGATGTCGCTGCTGGCCAGCGCCGGTTGTCAGTCCTCGCCACCAGCTGCGGCGCCACAGGATCTTCCACCACCGCCGGCCTGGGCCATGCAGAAGCGCGAGCCGAACTTGACCCAGCGGCTGCTGAACGAATTGTCCGAATCGCCAACGACGGCGACGACGCCATCCGCCAACTGACAGCCCTGCAGGACTGGGTCAGCAAGGCCTGCCCCATCGCGCAGTGA
- a CDS encoding holin, which produces MSKPEGIVEAVGASVANKGMLVGASTGFVGWLSQVNWVGFAGVAIALIGFLVNTYFQIRKDRREAAESQARIQALREQCQR; this is translated from the coding sequence ATGTCGAAACCGGAAGGCATCGTTGAAGCAGTCGGCGCCTCTGTGGCGAACAAGGGCATGCTCGTCGGCGCCAGTACCGGCTTTGTCGGCTGGCTTTCCCAGGTGAACTGGGTTGGCTTCGCCGGCGTGGCCATCGCCTTGATCGGCTTCCTGGTCAACACGTACTTCCAGATCCGCAAGGATCGCCGGGAGGCGGCAGAGAGCCAGGCCCGTATCCAGGCCCTGCGCGAGCAATGCCAGCGATGA
- the gvpU gene encoding gas vesicle accessory protein GvpU, translating to MESEVQSVGEPPATEDVSKALVDIEQSWRGKGTDWFLQKLASWANQNGMEFGLTLHTPTGIVSGTLISHVTYFKAFAEEFAGPWLGEDEGPLRDAISTYGDPLPGDDEPGASINFIHLKDAQFYAPGQNPMPENGILWRGKISAVCSFHLGRFAQA from the coding sequence ATGGAAAGTGAAGTTCAGAGCGTGGGCGAGCCTCCAGCCACTGAGGATGTTTCGAAAGCGCTAGTCGATATTGAGCAATCTTGGCGCGGGAAGGGCACTGATTGGTTCCTTCAAAAGCTTGCGTCGTGGGCCAACCAGAATGGGATGGAGTTTGGACTAACACTCCATACCCCAACAGGCATCGTGAGCGGCACGCTTATCTCCCATGTAACCTACTTCAAGGCATTCGCTGAGGAATTCGCAGGGCCTTGGTTAGGCGAAGATGAGGGTCCTCTTCGGGATGCAATTTCGACGTACGGAGATCCGCTACCAGGTGATGATGAGCCAGGAGCTTCGATCAATTTCATTCACCTCAAAGACGCCCAGTTCTACGCGCCTGGTCAAAACCCCATGCCTGAAAATGGGATTTTGTGGCGTGGAAAGATCTCAGCTGTTTGCAGCTTCCACTTGGGACGTTTTGCCCAAGCTTGA
- a CDS encoding Bbp16 family capsid cement protein, with protein MITDKLNLFSGLTGQAVTATAASTDVIDLGPLTHGNTRRDIGAGEPMFLVVAVLAAATAAGAATVNFQLQTSDDNATWVTLFDSGATALADMAAGKRPVAVSVPRGVRRYLRVNYTVGTGPLTAGTFWAGLVKDVQDTATYASGFVIA; from the coding sequence ATGATCACCGACAAGCTGAACCTGTTCAGCGGCTTGACTGGTCAGGCAGTCACCGCCACGGCGGCATCGACCGACGTTATCGACCTGGGCCCGTTGACCCATGGCAACACCCGCCGCGACATCGGGGCAGGCGAACCCATGTTTCTGGTAGTCGCTGTGCTGGCTGCCGCCACTGCTGCTGGCGCTGCAACCGTTAACTTCCAGTTGCAGACCAGTGACGACAACGCCACCTGGGTCACTCTGTTTGACTCTGGCGCTACCGCTCTGGCCGACATGGCTGCCGGCAAGCGTCCTGTGGCTGTGTCCGTCCCGCGCGGCGTTCGCCGCTACCTCCGCGTCAACTACACCGTTGGCACCGGTCCACTCACTGCTGGCACTTTCTGGGCTGGCCTGGTGAAGGATGTGCAGGACACTGCTACCTACGCCAGCGGCTTCGTAATTGCGTAA
- a CDS encoding portal protein, whose translation MATDSPRKLAEKRLSALKNERASWDTNAKEISDFILPMRSRVMNDDTNRGDRRNNKIINNRATMASRTTASGMMSGITSPARPWFNLAPVARAIMEFGPVKSWFYECTQRMRDVFLRSNLYQVLPTCYQEMCTFGTGCIWVDEHPDTVIRCEAFTWGEYWISNGADGRAAAIYREFKWTVNQLVQKFGLEALSPASRALYENNNGDQFISCAQRVELNMHANPDRAGSRNLPFSALTWETGAPGDMVLEDRGYHEFPAMAVRWESMPGDAYGTGPGRICLGDVKALQLYERQAARMTETGANPPLQAPAELRGQPSSTIPGGVTYVPMVGGQNQMAPIYQPNPSWLSPIQAKIQEHEGRINEAFFVDLFLMVSQLDTVRTATEIAARKEEKMLMLGPVLERINDELLDPLIDRTFNIMLRQSMPIWAGIIDGDPLLPPPPQELIDANSEIQAEYVSILAQAQKSQNVLGLERFATLAGNLSGAFPEVLDKVNSDQLIEEYADAIGVVPTVVRGDDEVAAIREQRARQQQAEQAQQAMGSAIQGAKLLSETEVTPDNVLGQMLGA comes from the coding sequence ATGGCCACCGACAGCCCACGCAAGCTGGCCGAGAAGCGGCTGTCAGCGCTGAAGAACGAGCGCGCTTCCTGGGACACCAACGCCAAGGAGATCTCCGACTTCATCCTGCCCATGCGCTCCCGGGTGATGAACGACGACACCAACCGTGGCGACCGCCGCAACAACAAGATCATCAACAACCGGGCCACCATGGCCAGCCGCACCACGGCGTCGGGGATGATGAGCGGCATCACCTCGCCAGCGCGCCCATGGTTCAACCTAGCGCCTGTGGCCAGGGCCATCATGGAGTTCGGCCCGGTCAAGTCGTGGTTCTACGAGTGCACCCAGCGCATGCGCGATGTCTTCCTGCGCTCGAACCTGTATCAGGTGCTGCCGACCTGTTACCAGGAGATGTGCACCTTCGGCACCGGCTGCATCTGGGTAGACGAGCACCCAGACACCGTGATCCGCTGCGAAGCCTTCACTTGGGGTGAATACTGGATATCGAACGGCGCAGACGGCCGCGCCGCTGCCATCTACCGCGAGTTCAAGTGGACAGTGAACCAGTTGGTGCAGAAGTTCGGCTTGGAGGCGCTGAGCCCAGCTTCCAGGGCTCTGTACGAGAACAACAACGGTGACCAGTTCATCAGCTGCGCCCAGCGCGTCGAGCTGAACATGCACGCTAACCCAGACCGCGCTGGCAGCCGCAATCTGCCGTTCTCGGCGCTGACCTGGGAAACGGGTGCGCCAGGCGACATGGTGCTGGAGGACCGCGGCTATCACGAATTCCCGGCCATGGCCGTGCGCTGGGAGTCGATGCCGGGTGATGCCTACGGTACCGGCCCAGGTCGAATCTGCCTGGGCGATGTGAAGGCCCTGCAACTGTACGAGCGCCAGGCTGCCCGCATGACCGAGACAGGGGCCAACCCACCCCTGCAGGCGCCCGCTGAACTGCGTGGCCAGCCCAGCAGCACCATCCCAGGTGGTGTGACCTATGTCCCCATGGTGGGCGGCCAAAACCAGATGGCGCCGATCTACCAGCCAAACCCATCCTGGTTGTCGCCAATTCAGGCGAAGATTCAGGAGCACGAAGGCCGGATCAACGAGGCGTTCTTCGTTGACCTGTTCCTGATGGTGAGCCAGCTCGACACCGTGCGTACCGCCACGGAGATCGCGGCCCGCAAGGAAGAGAAGATGCTGATGCTCGGGCCAGTGCTCGAGCGCATCAACGATGAATTACTCGACCCGCTGATCGATCGCACCTTCAACATCATGCTGCGCCAGTCCATGCCGATCTGGGCCGGCATCATCGATGGCGACCCACTGCTGCCGCCACCGCCGCAGGAGCTGATTGACGCCAACAGCGAGATCCAGGCCGAGTACGTGTCGATCCTGGCTCAGGCGCAGAAGTCTCAGAACGTGCTGGGTCTGGAGCGCTTCGCGACCTTGGCCGGCAACCTGTCTGGCGCCTTCCCCGAGGTTCTGGACAAGGTCAACTCAGACCAGCTCATTGAGGAATACGCCGACGCTATCGGCGTGGTTCCGACCGTTGTTCGCGGTGATGACGAGGTCGCCGCTATTCGCGAGCAGCGCGCCCGACAGCAGCAGGCCGAGCAAGCCCAGCAGGCCATGGGCTCTGCAATCCAGGGCGCCAAGCTCCTGTCCGAAACCGAAGTCACCCCGGACAACGTCCTGGGCCAGATGCTGGGGGCCTAA
- a CDS encoding terminase, with protein MNASNSEIDYEQELANDIASFSDDPLGYVLYAFPWDEAGGELANKTGPRKWQRQVLDSIGEQLRAGAKDRGEVIREAVASGHGIGKSALVSWVIKWALDTEVDTRGVVTANTESQLRTKTWPEVAKWNRLSITAHWFKLTGTALISTDPDHEKNWRIDAVPWSDTNTEAFAGLHNEGKRILLIFDEASAIADLVWEVAEGALTDADTEIIWAAFGNPTRNSGRFRECFTKFKHRWRHRQVDSRTVDGTNKTQIAKWIADYGEDSDFVRIRVRGMFPRASDLQLIPTDWVAEAMRREGVYGLDDALVCGIDIARGGMDNNVIRFRRGMDAKSIKPIKIPGSETRNTTPFIAKVCTLVVEHRPDAVFVDSTGVGGPVADQLRRLLPGVMIIDVNFASQAPDRHYANMRTYIWWRMREAIKLGLAIESDTELETELTSPEYDHNSSDQIALEKKKDIKKRLGISPDDGDALALTFTMPVMKAQYQGNGGVNGSHQSEYDPFN; from the coding sequence GTGAACGCCTCAAACAGCGAGATTGATTACGAGCAGGAACTGGCAAACGACATCGCCAGTTTCTCGGATGATCCGCTGGGGTACGTGCTGTACGCGTTCCCATGGGATGAGGCAGGCGGCGAGCTGGCCAACAAGACCGGCCCCCGAAAGTGGCAGCGTCAAGTGCTGGACTCGATCGGCGAACAGCTGCGGGCCGGCGCGAAGGACCGAGGCGAGGTAATCCGCGAGGCGGTGGCAAGCGGCCACGGTATCGGCAAGTCGGCGCTGGTGTCCTGGGTCATCAAGTGGGCGCTCGACACCGAGGTCGATACCCGTGGCGTGGTCACCGCCAACACCGAGAGCCAGCTGCGGACCAAGACCTGGCCCGAGGTGGCCAAGTGGAACAGGCTTTCGATCACCGCCCACTGGTTCAAGCTGACCGGTACCGCGCTGATCAGCACCGACCCGGACCACGAAAAGAACTGGCGCATCGATGCGGTGCCATGGTCCGACACCAACACCGAGGCGTTCGCCGGCCTGCACAACGAAGGCAAACGCATCCTGCTGATCTTCGACGAGGCCTCGGCTATCGCCGACCTGGTGTGGGAAGTGGCAGAGGGCGCCCTGACCGATGCCGACACAGAGATCATCTGGGCTGCCTTCGGCAACCCGACCCGTAACAGTGGCCGCTTCCGCGAGTGCTTTACCAAGTTCAAGCACCGCTGGCGGCACCGGCAGGTCGACAGCCGAACCGTCGACGGCACCAACAAGACGCAAATCGCCAAGTGGATCGCCGACTACGGCGAGGACAGCGACTTCGTCCGTATCCGCGTACGCGGCATGTTCCCGAGGGCTTCCGACTTGCAGCTGATTCCAACCGACTGGGTGGCCGAGGCCATGCGGCGCGAAGGCGTGTACGGCCTGGACGACGCCCTGGTGTGCGGCATCGACATTGCCCGCGGCGGCATGGACAACAACGTCATCCGCTTCCGGCGCGGCATGGATGCCAAGAGCATCAAGCCGATCAAGATCCCGGGCAGCGAGACGCGCAACACCACGCCGTTCATTGCCAAGGTCTGCACCCTGGTGGTGGAGCACCGGCCGGACGCGGTCTTCGTCGACTCCACCGGCGTTGGCGGTCCAGTTGCTGACCAGCTCCGGCGCCTGCTGCCTGGCGTGATGATCATCGATGTGAACTTCGCCAGCCAGGCGCCCGACCGGCACTACGCCAACATGCGGACCTACATCTGGTGGCGCATGCGTGAGGCCATCAAGTTGGGCCTGGCCATCGAGAGCGACACCGAGCTCGAAACCGAGCTCACCAGCCCTGAGTACGACCACAACTCGTCGGACCAGATCGCGCTGGAGAAGAAGAAAGACATCAAGAAGCGCCTAGGCATCAGCCCCGACGACGGTGACGCGCTGGCCCTGACCTTCACCATGCCGGTGATGAAGGCCCAGTACCAAGGCAATGGCGGCGTCAACGGCAGCCATCAATCCGAATACGACCCTTTCAACTGA
- a CDS encoding Bbp19 family protein — MFDDAEILQKREDAARLEQEQAAQDFKWLMADPRGRRLAWKQLEAARVFHPVYDPQPIPMAFNEGRRQHGLSLLERINTLCPHLYQVMVAENTTKPDEANA; from the coding sequence ATGTTCGACGACGCCGAGATTCTGCAGAAGCGGGAGGACGCCGCACGCCTGGAGCAAGAGCAGGCGGCTCAGGACTTCAAGTGGCTGATGGCTGATCCCCGGGGCCGGCGCCTGGCCTGGAAGCAGCTTGAAGCCGCCCGCGTGTTCCACCCGGTCTACGACCCGCAGCCAATCCCAATGGCCTTCAACGAAGGTCGCCGCCAGCACGGCCTGAGCCTGCTGGAGCGCATCAATACCCTGTGCCCGCACCTGTATCAGGTGATGGTCGCGGAGAACACCACCAAACCCGACGAGGCAAACGCATGA
- a CDS encoding glycoside hydrolase family protein, protein MSVRNRVAVGLLTMSLAGFGAWKASEGFTPVAVIPTKGDVPTIGHGSTRWEDGRPVKMGDTITRQRAEVLARTLNSQAEKQFAASLPGVKLHQEEFDLYMDFVGQYGMGNWRPSSMRRDLLAGNYVQACNDLLKYKFAAGYDCSTPGNKRCWGVWQRQLERHAKCMGAQ, encoded by the coding sequence ATGAGCGTGCGCAATCGGGTGGCCGTGGGCCTGCTGACCATGAGCCTGGCCGGCTTCGGCGCCTGGAAGGCCAGTGAGGGCTTCACGCCTGTCGCGGTCATCCCCACCAAGGGCGACGTTCCCACCATCGGCCACGGCTCCACCAGGTGGGAAGACGGCAGGCCGGTCAAGATGGGCGACACCATCACCCGCCAGCGCGCCGAGGTGCTGGCCCGCACGCTCAACAGCCAGGCCGAGAAGCAGTTTGCCGCCAGCCTGCCGGGCGTAAAGCTGCATCAGGAAGAGTTCGACCTGTACATGGACTTCGTCGGCCAGTACGGCATGGGCAACTGGCGGCCGTCATCGATGCGCCGCGACCTGCTGGCCGGCAACTACGTCCAGGCCTGCAACGACCTGCTCAAGTACAAGTTCGCCGCCGGCTACGACTGCTCGACCCCGGGCAACAAGCGGTGCTGGGGCGTCTGGCAGCGCCAGCTCGAACGACACGCCAAGTGCATGGGCGCGCAATGA